Proteins from a genomic interval of Sporolactobacillus sp. Y61:
- a CDS encoding MFS transporter: protein MKWSDWDINLKVRLIGEGTFNLLFWMFFPFMAIYFSKHFGQETAGLLLILSQFIGTVIGLFGGYCADHFGRKKMMVFSGAGQAACFIFFALANSPWLESPFLTFISFSLLGLFGQLYWPASSAMIADVVPEKYRPGVFAIFYTSINVSVVIGPLLGGFFFFKHRFALLVACTIVSFILLQALRVWIHETVPQSAAACKKENGSSGWIPFLKNQFRDYGVILRDRIFLLYILAGVLVAQTFMQLDMLIAVYTSDKVPDQTLLSFGGWSFTASGHQLFSLMVSMNGLCVALFTVLVTKWMARYREGGVFMISSLCYGVAMILMGSTVNAWLLLFGIVLFSWAELMTVGVQDSFVAKLSPPELRGQYFATSGLRFSLGRTIAPIAIPMTVWFGYPATFIILAAVAFLGMMLYGVLFAMFYRRQRVSLASKNV, encoded by the coding sequence TTGAAATGGAGCGACTGGGATATTAATCTCAAAGTTCGTTTAATTGGTGAAGGAACTTTTAATCTTCTATTCTGGATGTTCTTTCCTTTCATGGCTATTTATTTTTCTAAACATTTCGGGCAGGAGACGGCCGGGTTGCTGTTGATTCTGTCACAGTTTATCGGGACGGTGATCGGTCTGTTCGGCGGGTACTGTGCTGATCATTTTGGCAGAAAAAAGATGATGGTTTTTTCCGGAGCCGGCCAGGCGGCGTGCTTTATTTTCTTTGCGCTGGCTAACTCTCCCTGGCTGGAGTCACCGTTTCTGACCTTTATCAGCTTTTCACTGCTCGGTCTGTTCGGACAGCTGTACTGGCCGGCGAGCAGTGCGATGATCGCGGATGTCGTTCCTGAGAAGTATCGGCCGGGTGTCTTTGCTATATTTTATACGTCAATCAATGTCTCGGTGGTGATTGGTCCGCTGCTCGGAGGCTTCTTTTTTTTCAAACACCGATTTGCCCTGCTTGTTGCCTGCACCATCGTCAGTTTTATCCTGCTTCAGGCCCTGAGAGTGTGGATTCACGAGACAGTCCCGCAGTCGGCTGCTGCATGTAAAAAAGAAAACGGATCATCTGGATGGATTCCCTTTCTAAAAAATCAGTTTCGGGATTATGGTGTGATTCTCAGAGATCGTATTTTCCTGCTCTATATTCTGGCCGGTGTGCTGGTGGCACAGACTTTCATGCAACTTGATATGCTGATCGCCGTCTATACTTCTGACAAGGTGCCGGATCAGACACTTTTGTCCTTTGGCGGGTGGTCTTTCACCGCCTCAGGTCACCAGCTGTTCAGCCTGATGGTTTCGATGAACGGACTCTGTGTAGCCCTTTTCACCGTGCTGGTTACGAAATGGATGGCGCGATACCGGGAAGGCGGAGTATTCATGATTTCTTCCCTGTGCTATGGTGTGGCGATGATTTTAATGGGATCGACAGTAAATGCGTGGCTGCTGCTTTTTGGTATTGTGCTGTTCTCATGGGCGGAACTGATGACAGTCGGCGTTCAGGACAGTTTTGTTGCAAAACTGTCACCGCCTGAATTGCGCGGACAGTATTTTGCCACATCCGGGTTGCGTTTCTCGCTTGGCCGGACGATTGCCCCGATTGCTATTCCGATGACCGTCTGGTTTGGTTATCCAGCAACCTTTATCATTCTGGCTGCGGTGGCGTTTCTTGGCATGATGCTCTATGGGGTTCTCTTTGCGATGTTTTACCGGAGACAGAGAGTATCCTTAGCATCGAAAAATGTGTAA
- a CDS encoding ABC transporter permease, producing the protein MTTNDSQEKLSRLQEAFSGQTRPPRAGALSASLTFTWRALLKIKYVPEQLLDVTFFPVMFTLMFTYLFGGALAGSTSEYLKFLLPGILVQTVVFTTVYTGVALNTDISKGIFDRFRSLPVWGPSPLVGMLLADTFRYTIASVIVMLLGLILGFRPEGGLIGVILAIVLVLIFSFSLSWVFTVLGLILRTPNSVMGISMTLLFPVTFASNIFVDPSTMPDWLRAFVDVNPVSLLTTAARGLMQGRAASADIIWVLLSSAILVLIFAPITMYLYRNKR; encoded by the coding sequence ATGACAACAAATGACTCACAGGAAAAATTATCCCGGCTTCAAGAGGCCTTTTCCGGACAGACGCGCCCGCCGCGTGCCGGCGCCCTGTCCGCATCGCTGACATTCACGTGGCGCGCTCTGCTGAAAATCAAATATGTTCCCGAGCAGCTGCTGGACGTCACCTTTTTCCCCGTGATGTTTACGCTGATGTTCACGTATCTGTTTGGCGGGGCGCTCGCCGGGTCAACGAGTGAATATCTGAAATTTCTGCTCCCGGGTATTCTCGTCCAGACCGTCGTTTTTACGACAGTCTATACCGGGGTCGCACTGAACACGGACATCTCCAAAGGGATTTTCGACCGCTTTCGTTCGCTGCCGGTCTGGGGCCCGTCCCCGCTCGTCGGCATGTTGCTGGCCGACACGTTCCGTTATACGATTGCCTCGGTGATTGTCATGCTTCTTGGTTTGATTCTCGGCTTTCGCCCGGAAGGCGGACTGATCGGCGTTATTCTTGCCATTGTACTAGTTTTGATTTTCTCGTTCAGCCTTTCATGGGTGTTCACTGTACTGGGGCTGATCCTGAGGACACCAAACTCCGTCATGGGGATCAGTATGACCCTGCTGTTTCCGGTGACCTTCGCCAGCAATATTTTTGTCGATCCCTCGACGATGCCCGACTGGCTCCGTGCTTTTGTCGACGTCAACCCCGTCTCGCTTCTGACCACCGCCGCGCGCGGGCTGATGCAGGGACGCGCAGCTTCCGCAGACATCATCTGGGTGCTGCTGTCTTCTGCAATCCTTGTTCTGATTTTTGCACCGATCACAATGTATCTTTATCGGAACAAGCGGTAG
- a CDS encoding ATP-binding cassette domain-containing protein encodes MDHYTEEELAVRASGLVKIFGKHRAVDGVDLAIPRGIVYGFLGPNGAGKTTTIRMLSTLLKPDGGSAKILGHDLVTEPDSVRRRVSLTGQFASVDEDLSGKENLILIARLMGYSRKKAGIRADELLGAFGLEEAAKRQVKKYSGGMRRRIDIAASIVVRPDLLFLDEPTTGLDPRSRNQIWDIVRALVSTGTTVLLTTQYLEEADQLADRIAVIDQGQIIAEGTSSELKASIGSGVLHVRLSSADERPEAQRLLTEHLDVPVQLASDPAALSARMNHPERAPEALTALSQAGIRINSFSLGQPSLDEVFLTLTGLPAEDEKETAEVQA; translated from the coding sequence TTGGATCACTACACTGAAGAAGAACTGGCTGTCAGGGCCTCGGGACTAGTGAAAATATTTGGTAAACACCGGGCTGTTGACGGGGTGGACCTGGCCATTCCGCGCGGGATTGTCTACGGTTTTCTTGGTCCGAACGGTGCAGGTAAAACGACGACAATCCGTATGCTATCGACCCTGCTGAAGCCGGATGGAGGATCAGCAAAAATTCTCGGCCATGATCTTGTGACTGAACCGGATTCCGTGCGCCGCCGGGTCAGTCTGACCGGACAGTTTGCCTCGGTCGACGAAGACCTTTCCGGAAAAGAAAACCTGATTCTGATTGCCCGTCTGATGGGTTATTCCCGGAAAAAAGCCGGAATCAGGGCCGATGAACTGCTCGGCGCCTTTGGACTTGAGGAAGCGGCGAAACGGCAGGTCAAAAAATATTCAGGCGGGATGAGACGACGGATCGATATTGCCGCAAGTATCGTCGTCCGGCCGGATCTCCTGTTTCTGGATGAGCCGACGACGGGCCTTGACCCGCGCAGCCGCAATCAGATCTGGGATATCGTCCGCGCCCTTGTTTCAACCGGAACGACCGTGCTCCTGACGACACAGTATCTGGAGGAAGCCGATCAGCTGGCAGACCGGATCGCCGTCATCGATCAGGGACAGATCATTGCAGAGGGAACAAGCAGTGAGCTGAAAGCGTCGATCGGTTCCGGTGTGCTTCATGTCCGGCTGAGCAGTGCAGATGAAAGACCGGAGGCGCAGCGTCTGTTAACGGAGCATTTGGACGTACCGGTTCAGCTTGCCTCCGACCCTGCCGCCCTGTCCGCGCGAATGAACCATCCGGAACGCGCACCGGAGGCACTCACTGCTCTGAGTCAGGCGGGGATCCGTATCAACAGTTTCTCGCTCGGGCAGCCCAGTCTGGACGAAGTATTCCTGACATTGACCGGTCTGCCGGCGGAGGATGAAAAAGAGACAGCGGAGGTACAGGCATGA
- a CDS encoding ROK family protein: protein MYLGGIEAGGTKFVCAVGDDQGTVFAKEKIETRDPEYTMSRVISFFKNFKIESLGICSFGPVDLHRDSATYGYITSTPKAGWANYPFVRTMEEALHVPAGFTTDVNGAALGELACGAAKGLDGCLYITVGTGIGAGLITENRLLNGVTHPEMGHILPRRYRGDDFEGICPYHRDCLEGLASGPALKAHWGRPAAELPANHEAWTIEADYLAQALMQYVLIVSPKRIVMGGGVMKQKQLFPMIRRRLQELLAGYIVASEVKENINDYVVPPALGDNAGITGALILARQTLDEKKQDKKYA, encoded by the coding sequence ATGTATTTAGGCGGTATTGAAGCAGGCGGCACGAAATTTGTCTGTGCCGTCGGAGATGATCAGGGCACCGTTTTTGCCAAAGAAAAAATCGAGACAAGGGATCCGGAATATACCATGAGCCGGGTGATCAGTTTTTTTAAAAATTTCAAGATCGAATCACTCGGCATCTGCTCATTTGGACCGGTTGACCTGCACAGGGACAGTGCAACCTATGGATATATTACGTCGACGCCCAAGGCGGGGTGGGCCAATTATCCGTTTGTCCGGACAATGGAAGAGGCACTGCATGTTCCCGCCGGATTTACGACAGATGTGAACGGAGCGGCACTGGGTGAATTGGCATGCGGCGCCGCGAAAGGACTTGACGGCTGCCTGTACATCACCGTGGGTACAGGCATCGGTGCCGGGCTGATTACGGAAAACCGGCTGCTCAATGGGGTGACGCACCCGGAGATGGGCCATATTCTCCCGCGGCGTTACCGGGGCGATGACTTTGAAGGGATCTGCCCGTATCACAGGGATTGCCTGGAAGGGCTTGCTTCCGGCCCGGCACTCAAGGCGCACTGGGGGCGTCCGGCTGCCGAACTGCCGGCCAATCACGAAGCCTGGACGATCGAAGCAGATTATCTGGCACAGGCACTGATGCAATACGTGCTGATTGTGTCACCGAAACGGATCGTCATGGGCGGGGGTGTGATGAAGCAGAAGCAGCTCTTTCCAATGATTCGGAGGAGGCTGCAGGAACTGCTTGCCGGTTACATTGTCGCTTCTGAAGTAAAAGAAAATATTAATGATTATGTGGTTCCGCCTGCGCTCGGTGATAATGCCGGAATAACCGGTGCGCTGATTCTTGCCAGGCAGACCCTTGATGAAAAAAAGCAGGATAAAAAATACGCGTAA
- a CDS encoding amidase — MKKDYGAFIEDQMNLAPTGNGDLRGRSFAVKDIFAIKDHVSSAGNPDWLKTHQAAEADAPAVAVLRKNGALLRGVTVTDELMYSLKGDNIHFPPTINPAVPDAFTGGSSSGSAAAVAGGQVDFAIGTDTGGSVRIPSAYCGLFGIRPTHGAISLEGVIPLAPSFDTVGWMARCAKGLENIGSCLLPGQPLRSYTRFYVLQEAWDLIRDPSVRETLMDFIRKTCPAITSQPVPLPVSSLPEIAETFRIIQGTEAWQMHGAWIERTHPAFGRDIAGRFEAASRMTDHAQSEKAATVKAQFSQAMARMTQANGLILIPTTYGPAPKRVASFEESERVRSRTMQLTCIAGVSGLPQLTVPVPHLDGPIGLSFISGRGTDRQLLRWAAAHFAGTEGG; from the coding sequence ATGAAAAAGGATTACGGCGCGTTTATTGAGGATCAAATGAATCTGGCACCGACCGGGAACGGAGATCTTCGCGGCCGGTCATTTGCTGTAAAAGATATATTTGCAATAAAGGATCACGTCTCAAGTGCCGGAAATCCGGACTGGCTGAAGACGCACCAGGCAGCCGAAGCCGATGCCCCGGCCGTTGCCGTACTGAGGAAAAACGGAGCCCTGCTGCGCGGCGTCACGGTGACCGATGAGCTGATGTACAGTCTGAAGGGGGACAATATTCACTTTCCACCGACCATTAATCCGGCTGTCCCCGATGCGTTCACGGGCGGATCGTCGAGCGGATCGGCGGCTGCCGTCGCCGGAGGACAGGTTGACTTTGCCATCGGTACCGATACCGGCGGGTCCGTCCGTATTCCATCTGCTTACTGCGGCCTGTTCGGGATTCGTCCAACCCACGGCGCGATATCGCTCGAAGGTGTGATTCCGCTTGCCCCTTCTTTCGACACGGTCGGATGGATGGCGCGCTGCGCGAAGGGGCTTGAAAATATCGGATCCTGCCTGCTTCCGGGACAGCCGCTTCGTTCTTACACCCGGTTTTATGTGCTTCAGGAAGCCTGGGATCTGATCCGTGATCCGTCCGTCAGGGAAACGCTGATGGATTTTATCAGGAAAACCTGCCCCGCTATAACGTCCCAACCGGTTCCATTGCCTGTTTCATCGCTGCCTGAGATTGCGGAAACCTTCCGGATCATCCAGGGGACAGAGGCGTGGCAGATGCATGGCGCATGGATTGAAAGGACGCACCCAGCCTTCGGGCGCGATATCGCTGGACGTTTTGAAGCGGCGTCACGGATGACAGATCATGCGCAATCTGAAAAAGCCGCCACAGTCAAGGCACAGTTCAGTCAGGCGATGGCGCGGATGACACAGGCAAACGGACTGATTTTGATTCCGACGACTTATGGACCTGCCCCGAAACGGGTGGCTTCATTTGAAGAAAGTGAACGTGTGCGGTCGCGGACGATGCAGCTGACCTGCATTGCCGGTGTTTCCGGCCTGCCTCAGCTGACGGTGCCCGTCCCGCATCTGGACGGACCGATTGGTTTGTCCTTTATTTCGGGACGGGGGACGGACCGGCAGCTGCTCAGATGGGCAGCTGCACACTTTGCCGGCACGGAAGGCGGATAA
- a CDS encoding PucR family transcriptional regulator ligand-binding domain-containing protein: MMKVSDLFHYPAFSDFRLLAGKDGTGREIRNVNMMDAPDIIDYLKPDDWLITTGYHLQDNPEFFCRLVARMAEKSCAALGIKTRRFIHGVPAEVIRLADRLSFPLIDLPNSLALVDIANQTLSTILDARTKELQFAIDTHQQFTKHIMRGEGIDRLLKRLAELIGAPVILLDSWSKVITSSGAASEPDFLSRLGKMGQVFFQMKSRVTSFSFIATRETCSLFTLYTYKRKRFFLLIRRWVPSTERLITLTIEQASNVIAFELMKDEALKQTDRKVRDAFFANLVSRSFATAEEAEGRAKEFGLHQGRPCVCAAAELDMDQTPISFTHFQMETGEEFEYLEGEVGHLPFPGHLFVRDHTCILIIELMMNGEHAMRFLKPALAHMQEQVARFFPHTLSFGLSNIFDEVAGIPEAFQEAVDALHAGMQMGRSAFIQNYQSRGIADLLRRLPEEDLAKLYEETLQSLAFPKREEDRDLLHTLYVYLESNCQISETAKKLFVHRNTVIYRMDKCEHLLGKDLKDPDTVFQLRFALRLKPLLGSRR, from the coding sequence ATGATGAAAGTCTCCGATTTATTTCACTATCCGGCGTTCAGTGATTTCCGACTTCTGGCCGGAAAGGACGGAACAGGCCGGGAAATACGGAATGTCAACATGATGGATGCCCCGGATATCATCGACTATCTGAAGCCGGATGACTGGCTGATTACGACCGGCTATCATCTGCAGGATAATCCGGAGTTCTTCTGCCGTCTGGTGGCCCGGATGGCGGAGAAGAGCTGTGCAGCACTCGGGATTAAGACCCGCCGCTTCATCCACGGCGTACCGGCTGAAGTGATTCGGCTCGCCGATCGGTTGTCTTTTCCGCTGATTGACCTGCCCAACAGCCTTGCGCTTGTGGATATTGCCAATCAGACCCTGTCCACGATTCTTGATGCCCGGACGAAGGAACTGCAGTTCGCGATTGACACCCATCAGCAGTTTACCAAACATATTATGCGCGGAGAGGGTATCGACCGCCTGCTCAAAAGGCTGGCCGAACTGATCGGTGCCCCGGTGATTCTTCTGGATTCCTGGTCCAAAGTGATTACTTCCTCAGGCGCGGCGTCTGAGCCTGATTTTCTTTCCCGGCTCGGAAAAATGGGTCAGGTATTTTTTCAGATGAAGTCGCGTGTCACGTCGTTTTCCTTTATTGCGACACGGGAAACCTGTTCTCTATTTACACTCTATACATATAAGCGGAAAAGGTTTTTTCTTTTGATCCGCAGATGGGTACCCTCCACTGAACGGCTGATTACGCTGACGATCGAACAGGCGTCGAATGTGATTGCCTTCGAGCTGATGAAAGACGAGGCTCTGAAACAGACCGACCGAAAAGTTCGTGACGCCTTTTTTGCCAATCTGGTCAGCCGGTCATTTGCGACGGCTGAAGAAGCAGAGGGTCGGGCGAAGGAATTCGGGCTGCACCAGGGGCGGCCCTGCGTCTGTGCCGCGGCAGAACTGGATATGGATCAGACGCCGATCAGTTTCACACATTTTCAGATGGAGACAGGTGAAGAGTTTGAATACCTTGAAGGGGAAGTCGGCCATCTGCCGTTTCCGGGCCATTTATTCGTCAGGGATCATACCTGCATCCTGATTATTGAACTCATGATGAACGGGGAGCATGCCATGCGTTTTCTGAAACCGGCCCTCGCCCATATGCAGGAGCAGGTGGCGCGCTTCTTCCCGCATACGCTCTCTTTTGGCCTGAGTAATATTTTTGATGAAGTGGCCGGTATCCCGGAAGCCTTTCAGGAAGCCGTCGATGCCCTTCATGCCGGTATGCAGATGGGGCGAAGCGCGTTTATCCAGAACTATCAGTCCCGGGGCATCGCCGACCTGTTGCGGAGGCTTCCTGAAGAAGATCTCGCCAAACTCTATGAGGAGACGCTTCAGAGTCTCGCTTTTCCGAAGCGGGAGGAGGATCGGGATCTGCTCCATACACTGTATGTCTATCTGGAGTCAAACTGTCAGATTTCGGAAACAGCGAAGAAGCTCTTTGTTCATCGTAATACGGTCATATACCGAATGGACAAATGTGAACATCTGCTTGGAAAAGATTTGAAGGATCCGGATACTGTCTTTCAGCTGCGTTTTGCGCTGAGGCTGAAACCACTTCTTGGATCAAGACGGTGA
- the uraD gene encoding 2-oxo-4-hydroxy-4-carboxy-5-ureidoimidazoline decarboxylase → MDITTCNQMDEEAFVRMLGGIFEKSPWVARAVSGKRPFRSADDLFSALAAAVRGASPAGRRALINHHPRLGGSGKMTAQSVNEQKRAGLSQLEKKEAADMAALNAAYEQRFGFPFILALRGKKKQEILIDMRQRLTHTRAVEFTTAIEEIIKIARFRFDDLFDPERDHSGNRNGA, encoded by the coding sequence ATGGACATTACGACATGCAATCAGATGGATGAAGAGGCGTTTGTCCGGATGCTGGGCGGCATCTTTGAAAAATCACCATGGGTGGCGCGGGCGGTTTCAGGGAAAAGGCCTTTTCGCTCAGCAGATGACCTGTTCTCGGCCCTGGCGGCGGCCGTCCGCGGGGCTTCACCGGCCGGACGCCGGGCACTGATCAACCATCATCCGCGGCTCGGCGGATCCGGAAAGATGACGGCGCAGTCCGTGAATGAGCAGAAAAGGGCCGGCCTCAGTCAGCTGGAGAAAAAAGAAGCGGCGGATATGGCGGCATTAAACGCGGCTTATGAACAGCGTTTCGGTTTTCCATTTATTCTGGCTTTGCGCGGGAAAAAGAAGCAGGAGATTCTGATCGACATGCGACAGCGTCTGACGCACACTCGGGCCGTCGAGTTCACGACTGCTATTGAAGAAATCATCAAAATCGCCCGTTTCCGTTTTGATGACCTGTTCGATCCGGAGCGGGATCATTCCGGAAACAGGAATGGAGCGTGA
- the uraH gene encoding hydroxyisourate hydrolase, whose protein sequence is MGALTTHILDLTRGKPAAHVRIDCYVCDGASLRFLGSSMTNKDGRPDEPLIRSLKKGRYELHVHIGSYFGIEPDRTFLDVLTIRFTVSDPDQNFHVPLLVSPYGYQVYRGS, encoded by the coding sequence ATGGGAGCATTAACGACACATATTCTCGACCTGACCCGGGGGAAACCGGCAGCGCACGTCCGGATTGACTGTTATGTCTGTGACGGGGCGTCTCTTCGCTTCCTTGGCAGCAGCATGACAAACAAGGACGGACGGCCGGACGAGCCGCTGATCCGATCATTGAAAAAGGGGCGGTATGAGCTGCATGTGCATATTGGCTCATATTTTGGCATCGAGCCGGATCGGACGTTTCTCGATGTACTGACTATCCGATTTACCGTCTCCGATCCGGACCAGAATTTTCATGTCCCGCTGCTTGTTTCCCCATACGGGTACCAGGTGTATCGCGGCAGCTGA
- a CDS encoding nucleobase:cation symporter-2 family protein yields MGTTDKPGRIISLGIQHMLAMYGGAVIVPLIVGASVGLEGAELALLVSIDLAACGIATLLQAWKNRYFGIGLPIVMGCTFTAVSPMIIIGKSYGMAGICGAILVAGLVVLLMSTFFGKIVHLFPPVVVGTVVMIIGITLIPVAVNNLGGGVGAEGFGSAQNLGLGFGVLALIIFMNRFFKGFLRTLSILISIIAGTIVAAFMGMVDFSTVSGAGWFSLISPFSFGLPTFHIDAILAMSIVGIVSMIETTGVYLALSEICDQPINEKDMQKGYRAEGLAILLGGFFNAFPYTTFSQNVGLVQMTRVKTRSVAIVCGICLIALGLIPKIGALTVLIPNAVIGGATLAMFGMVVASGVRMLGKVDFSRQENLMIVACSVGVGLGVTVQPDLFAKFPGLIQILTNNGIVSGSLTALILNIIFNAGRHTEQKTSTNLSGQVLAETSAAKS; encoded by the coding sequence TTGGGAACAACAGATAAACCGGGAAGAATCATTTCACTGGGTATCCAGCATATGCTGGCCATGTACGGCGGTGCCGTCATTGTTCCGCTGATTGTCGGGGCTTCAGTGGGCCTGGAAGGAGCGGAACTTGCTCTGCTCGTCTCGATTGACCTGGCGGCCTGCGGTATCGCTACTTTGCTTCAGGCATGGAAAAACCGTTATTTCGGTATCGGTCTGCCGATTGTGATGGGGTGCACCTTCACCGCCGTTTCCCCGATGATTATCATTGGAAAATCGTACGGGATGGCCGGTATATGCGGAGCGATCCTCGTTGCCGGACTGGTTGTCCTTCTGATGTCCACCTTTTTCGGAAAAATCGTCCACCTCTTTCCACCTGTTGTCGTCGGTACGGTCGTGATGATTATCGGCATTACACTGATTCCCGTTGCCGTCAACAACCTTGGCGGCGGAGTCGGCGCTGAAGGATTCGGCAGTGCTCAGAATCTCGGACTGGGATTCGGCGTACTTGCCCTGATCATTTTCATGAACCGCTTTTTCAAAGGCTTTCTGCGGACCCTGTCGATCCTGATCAGTATTATTGCCGGAACCATCGTCGCCGCCTTCATGGGCATGGTTGATTTTTCTACCGTTTCCGGGGCCGGCTGGTTCAGCCTGATCTCACCGTTCAGCTTCGGCCTGCCGACGTTTCACATTGATGCGATTCTTGCCATGTCCATCGTCGGTATCGTCAGTATGATTGAAACCACAGGCGTCTATCTGGCACTCAGTGAGATCTGCGATCAGCCGATCAATGAAAAGGATATGCAGAAGGGCTATCGTGCGGAGGGACTGGCCATTCTCCTTGGTGGATTTTTTAACGCCTTCCCTTACACCACTTTTTCCCAGAATGTCGGGCTCGTTCAGATGACACGTGTAAAGACCCGGAGCGTGGCCATCGTCTGTGGGATTTGCCTGATTGCGCTTGGACTGATTCCGAAAATCGGTGCGCTGACCGTGCTGATTCCCAATGCAGTGATTGGCGGCGCAACCCTTGCCATGTTCGGCATGGTGGTTGCTTCCGGTGTGCGGATGCTTGGCAAGGTTGATTTTTCACGTCAGGAAAATCTGATGATTGTCGCCTGTTCCGTTGGTGTCGGACTCGGCGTCACCGTTCAGCCGGATCTGTTTGCCAAATTCCCCGGCCTGATTCAGATCCTGACCAACAACGGCATTGTCTCCGGCAGTCTCACTGCACTGATCTTAAATATCATTTTCAATGCCGGCCGCCACACTGAACAGAAGACATCCACCAACCTCTCCGGCCAGGTGCTCGCGGAAACCAGTGCGGCAAAATCCTGA
- a CDS encoding ferredoxin: MAKYVIVDKDTCIACGACGCAAPDVFGYDEEGLSEVLLDLNQGTAKIPDELLDDVEDAFEGCPSESIKMSHTPFNGNPLKAENEAS; this comes from the coding sequence TTGGCAAAATACGTCATCGTTGATAAAGATACCTGTATTGCCTGCGGCGCATGCGGATGTGCGGCGCCGGACGTATTCGGATATGACGAGGAGGGATTATCCGAAGTCCTGCTGGATCTTAATCAGGGAACGGCAAAGATTCCGGATGAACTGCTCGATGATGTGGAAGACGCTTTTGAGGGGTGCCCTTCAGAATCGATAAAGATGAGCCATACGCCGTTCAACGGAAATCCGCTGAAGGCAGAAAATGAGGCAAGCTGA
- a CDS encoding aromatic ring-hydroxylating dioxygenase subunit alpha gives MAMMSVKRSTPLPADCTFTPEDWKVLAQYWYPVAKSEEVTDQPLAVKLLDVALVVYRAGAKAVVARDLCIHRGTPLSMGWVENQNIVCPYHGFSYAADGRCVSIPAHPGAKISPRLCLTIYPVVERYGLVWTTLNGTDENIPPLPVWQDPDYLSFLAPVIDINGSAGRQVEGFLDVAHFAWVHTDTFADRNNAFVPSYKVTRTDYGIHTDYLSTVSNYPKGMEDPSPADFKWLREYDVYPPLAARLVVHFPRGKRLWILNAVCPVSARKTRLFCPIAQNFDKNLSVEEACTFNLRIFNEDREMVENQKPEELPLDLQAEAHIMADKTSIAYRKLLKEMGLGKQYTS, from the coding sequence ATGGCGATGATGTCTGTAAAAAGAAGCACGCCACTGCCGGCGGATTGCACATTTACACCAGAAGACTGGAAGGTGCTGGCCCAGTACTGGTATCCCGTAGCAAAAAGTGAAGAGGTGACGGATCAGCCGCTCGCGGTTAAACTGCTGGATGTGGCGCTCGTCGTTTACCGGGCGGGTGCGAAAGCCGTAGTGGCAAGGGACCTCTGCATCCATCGGGGGACACCGCTCAGTATGGGCTGGGTGGAAAATCAAAACATCGTCTGTCCCTATCACGGCTTCAGCTATGCGGCAGATGGCAGGTGCGTCTCGATCCCGGCCCACCCCGGTGCGAAAATTTCTCCACGCCTCTGTCTGACCATCTATCCGGTCGTCGAACGCTACGGACTGGTCTGGACAACACTTAATGGAACCGATGAAAATATCCCGCCGCTTCCTGTATGGCAGGATCCGGATTACCTGTCCTTCCTCGCACCGGTGATTGATATCAACGGATCGGCCGGGCGTCAGGTGGAAGGTTTCCTGGACGTCGCACACTTTGCCTGGGTCCACACCGACACGTTTGCCGACCGGAATAATGCATTTGTTCCCAGTTACAAGGTCACGCGCACGGATTACGGGATTCATACCGATTATCTGAGTACGGTCAGCAATTATCCGAAGGGAATGGAAGATCCGTCACCGGCTGATTTCAAGTGGCTGCGTGAATATGACGTCTACCCGCCGCTCGCGGCTCGGCTGGTTGTTCATTTTCCCCGGGGAAAACGGCTCTGGATTCTGAATGCCGTCTGCCCGGTTTCCGCCAGAAAGACCCGGCTCTTCTGTCCGATCGCCCAGAATTTCGATAAAAATCTTTCAGTCGAAGAGGCCTGTACCTTTAACCTGCGGATCTTCAATGAAGACCGGGAAATGGTAGAAAATCAGAAACCGGAGGAGCTGCCGCTTGACCTGCAGGCGGAGGCGCACATTATGGCCGACAAAACGTCTATCGCCTACCGTAAACTGCTGAAAGAGATGGGACTCGGCAAACAGTATACGAGCTGA